The Nocardioides panzhihuensis genome has a segment encoding these proteins:
- a CDS encoding enoyl-CoA hydratase/isomerase family protein, translated as MTRIAPVFEDYRDRYENVRLEREDGILEVTLHTEGKPLVWTSQAHDELAYCFHQIASDPDNKVVLLTGAGDAFCPTIDFTSFNLGTPHDWAEVIHEGQMLLNNLLNIQVPVVCALNGPALVHPEIPALSDVIIASDTTAFSDSPHFASGIVPGDGAHVVWTHLLGLNRGRAFLLLGDTINAQQALDYGLVHQVLPADQVYARARTVAESIAAKPMMARRYARQVLTREIKRLMHDNLGFGLAHEALAALDL; from the coding sequence ATGACGCGCATCGCGCCGGTGTTCGAGGACTACCGCGACCGCTACGAGAACGTTCGTCTCGAACGCGAGGACGGGATCCTTGAGGTCACCCTTCACACCGAGGGCAAGCCACTGGTCTGGACCTCCCAGGCCCACGACGAGCTGGCCTACTGCTTCCACCAGATCGCCTCGGACCCCGACAACAAGGTCGTGCTGCTCACCGGTGCCGGTGACGCGTTCTGCCCAACGATCGACTTCACGTCGTTCAACCTTGGAACGCCACACGACTGGGCCGAGGTCATCCACGAGGGGCAGATGCTCCTGAACAACCTGCTCAACATCCAAGTGCCCGTGGTCTGTGCCCTGAACGGCCCGGCCCTGGTGCATCCCGAGATCCCGGCGCTCTCCGACGTGATCATCGCGTCCGACACGACGGCGTTCTCGGATTCTCCTCACTTCGCATCCGGCATCGTGCCCGGCGACGGCGCCCACGTCGTGTGGACACACCTGCTCGGCCTGAACCGGGGGCGGGCGTTCCTGCTCCTCGGCGACACCATCAACGCGCAGCAGGCACTCGATTACGGGCTCGTGCACCAGGTGCTTCCGGCTGATCAGGTGTACGCCCGTGCCCGGACGGTCGCCGAATCGATCGCGGCGAAGCCCATGATGGCACGACGGTACGCGCGACAGGTGCTGACCCGAGAGATCAAGCGACTGATGCACGACAACCTCGGGTTCGGCCTGGCCCACGAGGCCTTGGCTGCGCTCGATCTCTGA
- a CDS encoding acyl-CoA dehydrogenase family protein, with amino-acid sequence MDFRHTQEQQAWKDMLHSFMEKEVGREYTREHDASREFPEEVFQKMASNGWLGLLVPEEQGGQGADPVMFAIFCEAIAKFSLDTAACIMTSMFTATNVAHNGSEEQKRDHLLPFLEGRRKFSISISEPEAGSDAAGVRTKAVLDGDEWVLNGNKVFCSGAHLPGAVIALMARTSEDRHKGLSLFLVPNDTPGLDIRKLPTIVRRSLGTTEFFLDDCRVPASNIIGEVGEGWTYVNQHLEYERLSLAASYVGNARTALDDTIRYTKERHQFGRPLSSFQVLKHRMAENECELNAARLLVYQAATKMARGERAIKDVSMAKVYAADVAYKIAFNGMQALGGYAQLPEYDMERYFREAKHGMVGGGANEIQRTIIAREMGL; translated from the coding sequence ATGGATTTCCGCCACACGCAAGAGCAGCAGGCCTGGAAGGACATGCTGCATTCCTTCATGGAGAAGGAAGTCGGGCGTGAGTACACGCGCGAACACGACGCCAGCCGTGAGTTCCCCGAAGAGGTCTTCCAGAAGATGGCCAGCAACGGCTGGCTGGGACTGCTGGTGCCCGAAGAGCAGGGTGGACAGGGCGCGGATCCCGTCATGTTCGCCATCTTCTGTGAGGCGATCGCCAAGTTCAGTCTGGACACGGCGGCCTGCATCATGACCTCGATGTTCACGGCGACGAATGTCGCCCACAACGGTTCCGAGGAGCAGAAGAGAGATCACCTCCTTCCCTTCCTCGAAGGGCGGCGCAAGTTCAGCATCTCGATCTCAGAGCCCGAGGCCGGCTCGGACGCTGCTGGGGTGAGGACCAAGGCCGTGTTGGACGGCGACGAGTGGGTGCTCAACGGCAACAAGGTGTTCTGCTCAGGTGCGCATCTCCCGGGCGCGGTCATCGCGCTGATGGCGAGGACAAGTGAGGACCGGCATAAGGGACTGAGCCTCTTCCTGGTTCCGAACGACACCCCGGGCTTGGACATCCGCAAGCTGCCGACGATCGTGCGGCGCAGCCTGGGTACCACCGAGTTCTTCCTCGATGACTGCCGGGTTCCGGCTTCGAACATCATCGGCGAGGTCGGCGAGGGCTGGACCTACGTCAATCAGCACCTCGAGTATGAGCGACTGTCCCTGGCGGCGTCTTACGTCGGAAATGCTCGAACCGCCCTGGACGACACGATCAGGTACACCAAGGAGCGGCATCAGTTCGGCAGGCCGCTCTCCTCCTTCCAGGTCCTCAAGCACCGCATGGCGGAGAACGAGTGCGAGCTGAACGCAGCGCGGCTCCTCGTCTACCAGGCCGCAACCAAGATGGCACGCGGAGAGCGCGCCATCAAGGACGTGTCGATGGCTAAGGTCTACGCCGCCGACGTTGCCTACAAGATCGCCTTCAACGGCATGCAGGCGCTGGGCGGTTACGCCCAGCTGCCGGAGTACGACATGGAGCGATACTTCCGCGAGGCCAAGCACGGGATGGTCGGCGGCGGCGCGAACGAGATTCAGCGCACCATCATCGCCCGCGAGATGGGTCTGTAA
- a CDS encoding MaoC/PaaZ C-terminal domain-containing protein — MATKHLEDFRVGEQIQTQGRTVDISDVTLFAGLTGDTYPLHTNEEYAKGTMFGTRIAHGPLTFSIAIGQVAQHGWYADAIVALLECRSLKALGPVKPGDTITVRATVRDVVKEKPKYGELHVEYDVINQREESVMKFDWIMLAHRKTEETR, encoded by the coding sequence ATGGCGACCAAGCACCTTGAGGACTTCCGGGTCGGGGAGCAGATCCAGACCCAGGGCAGGACCGTCGACATCAGCGACGTCACCCTCTTCGCCGGCCTGACTGGTGACACCTACCCGCTCCACACCAATGAGGAGTACGCCAAGGGAACCATGTTCGGAACGCGCATCGCGCACGGTCCCCTGACGTTCTCGATCGCGATCGGTCAGGTGGCCCAGCATGGCTGGTACGCGGACGCCATCGTGGCTCTGCTCGAGTGCCGGTCGCTCAAGGCGTTGGGCCCGGTGAAGCCCGGCGACACGATCACCGTGAGGGCCACCGTGCGAGACGTCGTCAAGGAGAAACCCAAGTACGGCGAGCTGCACGTCGAGTACGACGTCATCAACCAGCGTGAGGAATCCGTCATGAAGTTCGACTGGATCATGCTCGCCCACCGCAAGACAGAGGAGACTCGATGA
- a CDS encoding thiolase family protein, protein MSNMPYPQPGSASDAAFIGIGEIPSGKYPKRGFMAQLVEAAARAIQDSGLQHTDIDQLVLIPNLHGIPDQADLIFSRVAEELGLHGRVKSSMMVHSGGSTSDNATRAAAGLVASGQARNVLVVQSEKWGSADLTEMVDMLSVNGIPREWEGTSGLQFNAIGGLITQRYMHQSGSTPEEMASVCVALREWARLNPNAMWKDKELTVEQVLASKLVSDPIRAIECPYLADGAAAFVMTSATEARRNHDSWVRIGGSGGCVSHYSSGQDAELGELGWPKAAVEAYDAAGWGPQDADLAEVYDSYSAVLTIALEGLGLSKKGEAARDFHAKRFSPGGEFPVNTNGGLLSAGHTGVGGGMALLVEAVRQLLHRAEPERQVAGAERCIVGGSGGSYMDAQIMMLERVEK, encoded by the coding sequence ATGAGCAACATGCCCTATCCGCAGCCCGGATCCGCCAGCGACGCTGCCTTCATCGGTATCGGAGAGATCCCTTCGGGCAAGTACCCGAAGCGTGGGTTCATGGCCCAGCTCGTAGAGGCCGCGGCGCGCGCGATACAGGACTCCGGGCTCCAACACACGGACATCGACCAGTTGGTCCTGATCCCGAACCTCCACGGCATTCCCGATCAGGCAGACCTGATCTTCAGCCGGGTCGCTGAGGAGCTAGGACTGCATGGCCGCGTCAAGAGCTCCATGATGGTCCACTCCGGTGGCTCGACGAGCGACAACGCGACGCGGGCCGCAGCGGGGCTGGTCGCAAGTGGCCAGGCACGCAACGTTCTTGTCGTGCAGAGCGAGAAGTGGGGATCTGCCGACCTCACCGAGATGGTCGACATGCTGAGCGTCAACGGCATTCCGCGCGAGTGGGAGGGGACCTCCGGTCTCCAGTTCAACGCGATCGGGGGATTGATCACCCAGCGCTACATGCATCAGTCTGGATCCACGCCTGAGGAGATGGCCAGCGTTTGTGTCGCTCTGCGTGAGTGGGCCCGGCTCAACCCCAACGCCATGTGGAAGGACAAGGAGCTCACGGTTGAGCAGGTGTTGGCATCGAAGCTGGTGTCAGACCCGATTCGCGCCATCGAATGCCCATACCTGGCCGACGGGGCGGCCGCGTTCGTCATGACGAGCGCGACCGAGGCTCGTAGGAACCACGACAGCTGGGTCCGCATCGGTGGGTCTGGTGGGTGCGTGAGCCACTACTCGTCGGGCCAGGACGCGGAGCTCGGCGAGCTCGGCTGGCCGAAGGCGGCGGTAGAGGCGTACGACGCCGCCGGATGGGGACCGCAGGACGCCGACCTCGCAGAGGTCTACGACTCCTATTCGGCGGTGCTCACCATCGCTCTGGAGGGGCTCGGTCTGTCAAAGAAGGGTGAGGCGGCACGCGACTTCCACGCGAAGCGGTTCAGCCCTGGTGGCGAGTTCCCGGTCAACACCAATGGCGGCTTGCTGTCTGCCGGGCACACCGGTGTGGGCGGGGGAATGGCCCTGCTCGTAGAGGCGGTCCGCCAGCTACTGCATCGAGCGGAGCCGGAGCGTCAGGTCGCTGGTGCAGAGAGATGCATCGTCGGCGGCAGTGGTGGCAGTTACATGGATGCCCAGATCATGATGCTGGAAAGGGTCGAGAAGTGA
- a CDS encoding OB-fold domain-containing protein, with amino-acid sequence MSYIENAEQLTGPFGEALARGELTVQKCNSCGELIMYPKYRCPSCFGNDLDWCAVSGRGQLLTYTVLRFGAPSSFDVEPPYAIGVVRLDEGPQLTGRLHAGADGTWDHYRCDEPVVFEPADAAEVAQRPAAWFAAPRGS; translated from the coding sequence GTGAGTTACATCGAGAATGCCGAGCAGCTGACTGGACCGTTCGGCGAGGCACTCGCCCGTGGCGAACTGACGGTGCAGAAGTGCAACTCCTGCGGAGAACTGATCATGTACCCGAAGTACCGATGCCCGTCGTGCTTCGGCAACGATCTCGACTGGTGCGCGGTGAGCGGCCGTGGCCAGCTGCTCACGTACACGGTTCTCCGATTCGGTGCACCCAGCTCGTTCGACGTCGAGCCCCCGTACGCGATCGGCGTCGTCAGGCTAGACGAGGGCCCCCAGCTCACCGGACGCCTCCACGCCGGGGCCGATGGAACATGGGACCACTACCGCTGCGACGAGCCGGTGGTGTTCGAGCCGGCTGATGCCGCTGAGGTTGCCCAGCGGCCTGCGGCTTGGTTCGCGGCCCCCCGGGGGTCCTGA
- a CDS encoding acyl-CoA synthetase: MNVATFLAKAAQRFPERPALQYDDRVTSYGEFYRRALALGGSLRELGLAKGDRVAFAMQNRPEILEIIYGCFAAGLVVVPMNARLHAREMAYIVGQSDAKVLIHGPDFEATLDEHWDEFASVEHRFGVDATDKVAPYGSLLEDDHVLDAPVDVESTDPCWLFYTSGTTGFPKGATWTHRTVRVLVMNYLADVYNITEDDVLIHCAPLSHGSGIVALPAVARGANNVIMSNPSFDPATLFGEVERLGVTHIAFMAPTQIVKCLDEIDESKYDLSRLNAVCYGGAPIYVEHLKQAVKRFGPIWVQIFGQGECPITATVLPSRDHATFAANDDPRLGSAGFARTDVEVRVIDEDGNFLSPGKQGEIVVRGDIVMAGYWGNEAATAETLRNGWLHMGDVGMFDEHGYLHLLDRTKDVIISGGNNVYPREVEEVLVTHPQVHHVVVIGVPDDYWGEAVRAVVVPEQGASATAEELIAFCGTHMAGYKKPKAVDFVDELPVSAYGKVLRREVRERYWGGQSRAVAGGSASVR; the protein is encoded by the coding sequence ATGAACGTCGCTACCTTCCTGGCCAAGGCAGCCCAGCGATTCCCGGAGCGCCCTGCGCTGCAGTACGACGACCGGGTCACCTCCTACGGCGAGTTCTACCGGCGGGCTCTCGCGCTGGGCGGATCGCTGCGTGAGCTCGGCCTGGCGAAGGGTGACCGCGTTGCATTCGCGATGCAGAATCGTCCGGAGATCCTCGAGATCATCTATGGCTGCTTTGCGGCGGGACTCGTTGTTGTGCCGATGAACGCGCGGTTGCATGCTCGAGAGATGGCCTACATCGTCGGACAGTCGGATGCGAAGGTGCTCATCCACGGCCCGGATTTCGAGGCCACACTCGATGAGCACTGGGACGAGTTCGCCAGTGTGGAACACCGTTTCGGCGTGGACGCCACCGACAAGGTGGCACCGTACGGCTCGCTGCTGGAGGATGACCATGTCTTGGACGCACCGGTCGACGTCGAGTCCACAGATCCCTGCTGGTTGTTCTACACGTCTGGGACCACCGGCTTCCCTAAGGGCGCTACATGGACACACCGGACCGTCCGCGTCCTAGTGATGAACTACCTCGCCGATGTTTACAACATCACCGAGGACGACGTGCTGATCCACTGTGCGCCCCTCTCGCACGGGAGCGGCATCGTGGCGCTGCCTGCAGTCGCTCGCGGCGCGAACAACGTCATCATGAGCAACCCAAGCTTCGACCCTGCCACCCTGTTCGGCGAGGTCGAGCGACTAGGTGTCACGCACATCGCCTTCATGGCACCCACCCAGATCGTCAAGTGCCTGGACGAGATCGACGAGAGCAAGTATGACCTGTCCCGGTTGAACGCGGTCTGCTACGGCGGCGCCCCGATCTACGTCGAGCACTTGAAACAGGCCGTCAAGAGATTCGGGCCGATCTGGGTCCAGATCTTCGGGCAGGGCGAGTGTCCCATCACGGCCACCGTGCTGCCGTCCCGTGACCACGCGACCTTCGCGGCCAACGACGATCCGCGACTCGGGTCGGCGGGCTTCGCGCGCACCGACGTCGAGGTTCGGGTCATCGATGAGGACGGCAACTTCCTGTCCCCAGGAAAGCAAGGCGAGATCGTCGTGCGCGGTGACATCGTCATGGCTGGCTACTGGGGTAACGAGGCAGCGACGGCCGAGACATTGCGAAACGGCTGGCTGCACATGGGTGACGTCGGCATGTTCGATGAGCACGGCTATCTGCACCTGCTCGACCGCACCAAGGACGTGATCATCTCGGGGGGCAACAACGTCTACCCGAGAGAGGTCGAAGAGGTCCTGGTGACCCACCCGCAGGTCCACCATGTTGTCGTGATCGGGGTGCCGGACGATTACTGGGGCGAGGCGGTGCGCGCGGTGGTCGTTCCTGAGCAGGGGGCCTCCGCCACAGCCGAGGAGCTGATCGCCTTCTGCGGTACACATATGGCGGGCTACAAGAAGCCGAAGGCGGTCGACTTCGTCGACGAGCTCCCTGTAAGCGCATACGGGAAGGTGCTGCGCCGCGAGGTCCGTGAACGATACTGGGGCGGCCAGTCGCGCGCCGTTGCCGGTGGCTCGGCGTCGGTTCGATGA
- a CDS encoding enoyl-CoA hydratase/isomerase family protein yields the protein MTSPKAPDVPGGDESTVLLERADSGVVTITLNRPDRGNGVVPELVTAFLRILDELEPDFGVRAVVLTGTGKQFSAGADLVDFENHLTHELARSHEPYNARILLPLTQRIANSRLVFLAAVNGAATAGGLDLALACDLRIASERARLGETYINVGMAPGNGGSWFLPRLVGSGVAAELALTGDIVDAQRALEIGLVGRVVPHEELLSVARGLAGRIAAKPWRAIEATKQALQASWQLDLGAAMKASYWTTMSLQHTDDVLEAVRARLEKREPVFNQDIEGD from the coding sequence ATGACGAGCCCGAAAGCGCCGGACGTCCCGGGGGGAGACGAGTCGACTGTCCTCTTGGAGAGGGCGGACTCAGGTGTCGTCACGATCACTCTCAATCGCCCCGATCGAGGCAACGGGGTCGTCCCTGAGCTCGTCACCGCGTTCCTGCGGATTCTCGATGAGCTCGAGCCCGACTTCGGTGTACGTGCGGTGGTGCTCACTGGGACCGGCAAGCAGTTCTCCGCGGGGGCCGACCTCGTCGACTTCGAGAATCACCTGACGCATGAGCTGGCCCGCTCGCATGAGCCCTACAACGCGCGGATCCTGCTGCCCCTCACGCAGCGGATCGCCAACTCACGCCTTGTGTTCCTGGCGGCCGTGAACGGCGCGGCGACCGCGGGAGGGCTGGACCTGGCGCTGGCCTGCGATCTCCGGATCGCATCCGAGCGCGCACGCCTGGGCGAGACGTACATCAACGTCGGGATGGCGCCGGGCAATGGTGGCTCGTGGTTCCTGCCACGCCTGGTCGGCTCCGGGGTCGCGGCGGAACTGGCCCTGACCGGGGACATCGTTGATGCGCAGCGGGCGTTGGAGATCGGACTCGTCGGCCGTGTGGTCCCACACGAGGAGCTCTTGTCCGTGGCGCGCGGACTGGCCGGAAGGATTGCTGCCAAGCCCTGGCGGGCAATCGAGGCGACGAAGCAAGCCCTGCAAGCCTCGTGGCAGCTGGACCTAGGTGCCGCGATGAAGGCGAGCTATTGGACCACGATGTCGCTTCAGCACACTGATGATGTCCTCGAGGCGGTCCGGGCACGGCTGGAGAAACGTGAGCCAGTGTTCAACCAGGACATCGAAGGCGACTGA
- a CDS encoding CoA transferase, with protein sequence MTFADTYRGIRVIDLSENIAGPLACMTLADMGADVIKVERPGNGEATRSLPPFWDGESTVFLAYNRNKRSATLDLATDQGRDALLRLVETADVVVQSFRPGVLARLGLGTDAMTAQRKDLILCSISAFGEGPVGHTKPGYDALVQAFTGIMDLTGEPDGDPVRAAPSVLDISTGMWAAMSIMAALARRGSVTGPQLLEASLVDSGFFLLSHQLMGYLATGETPGRLGSAAPSASPYQLFHTSDRPVMIATSTDRMFERLCAALGLEDLAADPRFRAMQGRIDGRQELTSALEARLSEHDAQHWLDLLGDAGIPASPVQGIGEALDSAIGQERRLVQPADAGRVGDLQLIHLPMDNDRQAPRHQPPVAGEHTNAILAELGISEPAQEEVRDA encoded by the coding sequence GTGACATTCGCAGACACCTACCGCGGCATCCGCGTTATCGACCTCAGCGAGAACATCGCCGGTCCGCTTGCATGCATGACACTTGCCGACATGGGCGCCGACGTGATCAAGGTCGAGCGCCCAGGTAACGGCGAGGCGACGAGGTCGCTCCCGCCATTCTGGGACGGCGAGAGCACGGTGTTCCTTGCCTACAATCGGAACAAACGAAGCGCCACCCTCGACCTGGCCACGGACCAGGGACGCGACGCTCTGCTTCGCCTGGTCGAAACAGCGGACGTCGTCGTCCAGTCATTCCGCCCAGGCGTCCTCGCGAGGCTCGGACTCGGAACCGACGCGATGACCGCCCAGAGGAAAGATCTCATCCTGTGCAGCATCAGTGCCTTCGGTGAGGGCCCGGTCGGCCACACGAAGCCGGGGTATGACGCGCTGGTGCAGGCGTTCACCGGCATCATGGACCTCACGGGGGAGCCCGACGGTGACCCGGTCCGGGCCGCTCCATCAGTGTTGGACATCTCGACGGGAATGTGGGCCGCGATGTCAATCATGGCCGCCCTTGCCCGGCGCGGCAGCGTGACGGGTCCCCAGTTGCTTGAGGCATCCCTCGTGGACAGTGGGTTCTTCCTGCTGAGCCATCAGCTGATGGGATACCTCGCCACCGGTGAGACACCTGGCCGTCTCGGGTCCGCCGCCCCGAGTGCGTCGCCTTACCAGCTCTTCCACACGAGTGACAGGCCAGTCATGATCGCAACCTCCACGGACCGGATGTTCGAGAGACTCTGTGCGGCACTCGGTCTCGAAGACCTGGCTGCTGATCCGCGGTTCCGGGCGATGCAGGGGAGGATCGACGGCCGGCAGGAACTCACGTCGGCACTGGAGGCACGCTTGAGTGAGCACGATGCCCAGCACTGGCTCGACCTCCTGGGTGATGCGGGCATCCCCGCTAGCCCGGTTCAGGGGATCGGCGAGGCGTTGGACAGCGCCATCGGGCAGGAGCGGCGTCTGGTCCAGCCTGCGGACGCAGGCCGTGTCGGCGATCTTCAGCTCATCCATCTACCGATGGACAATGATCGGCAGGCGCCACGACATCAGCCCCCCGTCGCTGGTGAGCATACGAACGCGATCCTCGCCGAGCTTGGTATCAGCGAGCCCGCACAGGAGGAGGTGCGCGATGCCTGA
- a CDS encoding nuclear transport factor 2 family protein, with protein sequence MPEGADECSREHTDAEQIRNLFSLYAFAYDQGEANKFAALFAEDGVFEIVDGPTVRGREALASMVTAAAARPGRTLHMVSNVRVTVMGDDAKGQAYVMLLLISEGSLRVVAMGTYDDTLVRAPSGWMLSRRRFKPDVGPDANGIPITWGAATDVSP encoded by the coding sequence ATGCCTGAGGGGGCGGACGAGTGCAGCCGAGAGCACACAGATGCCGAGCAGATCCGCAACCTGTTCTCCCTGTATGCCTTTGCCTACGACCAGGGTGAGGCGAACAAATTCGCCGCCCTGTTCGCCGAGGACGGCGTGTTCGAGATCGTCGACGGACCGACGGTCCGCGGCAGGGAGGCCCTCGCCAGCATGGTCACTGCGGCCGCGGCGCGACCAGGACGCACCCTGCACATGGTGAGCAATGTACGAGTGACCGTCATGGGCGACGACGCCAAGGGGCAGGCGTACGTGATGCTGCTGCTGATAAGCGAGGGGTCCCTCCGCGTGGTGGCGATGGGAACGTACGACGACACGCTCGTGCGAGCGCCAAGCGGATGGATGCTGTCCCGGCGTCGCTTCAAGCCCGACGTTGGCCCGGACGCCAACGGCATCCCGATCACATGGGGTGCCGCGACCGACGTCTCGCCATGA
- a CDS encoding TetR family transcriptional regulator: MPEQKSPAKGEAVSRARIRDAAIRLFGERGYPVIGMRDLSEAVGILPGSLYAHISSKDDLLLDIVVTGITAFIDVIQPVVDADLSPDQKMREAIRAHLGVLAQQVEQTRVTFHQWQYLGPESRAKAVEIRQKYEDLFVQIIDEGVASGAFRDSGHHRLPVLMIAGILGSATEWYRPEGRDSAEEMADAIVDQVLLGLQQAA; this comes from the coding sequence GTGCCCGAACAGAAGTCACCCGCAAAGGGCGAAGCAGTCTCGCGAGCTCGGATTCGCGACGCTGCCATCCGACTTTTCGGCGAGCGTGGGTACCCGGTGATCGGCATGCGCGATCTCAGCGAGGCGGTCGGGATCCTTCCTGGCAGCCTCTACGCGCACATCAGCAGCAAGGACGATCTGCTCCTCGACATCGTCGTCACCGGAATCACTGCCTTCATCGACGTCATCCAGCCTGTCGTCGACGCCGATCTCTCCCCGGACCAGAAGATGCGCGAGGCGATCCGTGCTCATCTCGGGGTCTTGGCGCAGCAGGTGGAGCAGACCCGAGTCACCTTCCACCAGTGGCAGTATCTCGGTCCCGAGAGCCGTGCCAAGGCAGTCGAGATCCGACAGAAATACGAGGACCTCTTCGTCCAGATCATCGACGAGGGTGTTGCGAGTGGAGCCTTCCGGGACAGCGGGCACCATCGTCTGCCAGTGTTGATGATCGCGGGCATCCTTGGCTCGGCGACCGAGTGGTACCGGCCTGAGGGGCGCGACAGCGCGGAGGAGATGGCCGACGCGATCGTTGACCAAGTGCTCCTAGGGCTGCAGCAAGCTGCGTGA
- a CDS encoding thiolase family protein: MSVFVVGTGITRFGRHSGADLRSLASEAALAALSDAATSAADVEMVVFGNAAEGWLHGQEMVRGEVAMRHAGLSGVPIINVENACASSSTGFHVACMAVESGAADLVLVVGAERLNHPTKKRSFDALATAVDLSEHGAMAAAVGATGAPLEVPAVTHSPLMDLYAAKAMSFMAEAGVTDDDLAAVSVKNRRQGALNPKAQFQTPVTVDEVLASRVISDPLRMLMCSPIGDGAAAVVVASEKVARRLGRAQVRVDGWALTSNSASESARFPVSRASSQALERAGVAIEDVDVVEVHDACAPAELWLYEEVGLCKPGDAAGLIRDGATQLGGAMPVNVGGGLLSRGHPLGATGCAQLVELADQLRGRGGARQVEGARVALAQNSGGILDNLDEAVAAVTVLSRVGD; this comes from the coding sequence ATGAGCGTGTTCGTAGTAGGGACTGGGATCACTCGATTCGGTCGACACTCCGGTGCCGACCTCAGGAGCCTCGCGTCCGAAGCAGCCCTTGCCGCGCTCTCCGATGCGGCGACCAGTGCCGCCGACGTGGAGATGGTGGTCTTCGGCAACGCGGCTGAGGGGTGGCTCCATGGGCAGGAGATGGTGCGAGGCGAGGTGGCGATGCGCCACGCCGGCCTCTCGGGGGTGCCGATCATCAATGTGGAGAACGCTTGCGCCTCGTCCTCCACGGGATTCCATGTCGCATGCATGGCAGTGGAATCCGGTGCTGCGGACCTTGTCCTGGTGGTCGGAGCCGAGCGGCTCAATCATCCGACGAAGAAGAGAAGCTTCGACGCCCTGGCGACGGCGGTAGACCTCAGCGAGCACGGAGCGATGGCCGCCGCTGTGGGCGCCACCGGGGCGCCACTCGAGGTGCCTGCGGTCACTCACTCGCCGCTCATGGATCTGTACGCCGCCAAGGCAATGTCCTTCATGGCGGAGGCTGGGGTCACCGATGACGATCTAGCCGCGGTCTCGGTCAAGAACCGCCGACAGGGTGCGCTGAACCCCAAAGCGCAGTTCCAGACGCCCGTCACGGTCGATGAGGTCCTTGCCAGCCGCGTCATCTCGGACCCCCTCCGCATGCTCATGTGCTCACCGATCGGAGACGGTGCCGCGGCCGTAGTCGTAGCGAGCGAGAAGGTCGCGCGCCGGCTGGGCAGGGCGCAGGTCCGAGTGGACGGGTGGGCCCTCACGTCGAACAGCGCCTCGGAATCGGCGAGATTTCCCGTCTCCCGCGCGAGCAGCCAGGCACTGGAGCGTGCAGGCGTTGCCATCGAAGACGTGGACGTAGTCGAGGTGCATGACGCGTGTGCCCCCGCAGAGCTCTGGCTCTACGAGGAGGTTGGGCTTTGCAAGCCCGGGGATGCGGCTGGACTGATCCGGGACGGCGCCACGCAGTTGGGTGGCGCTATGCCCGTGAATGTCGGTGGGGGTCTTCTCTCACGCGGGCACCCGCTGGGGGCCACCGGTTGTGCTCAGCTCGTGGAACTGGCCGACCAACTGCGAGGGAGGGGCGGAGCGCGCCAGGTTGAAGGGGCGCGCGTGGCTCTGGCCCAAAACAGTGGAGGAATTCTGGACAACCTCGATGAAGCTGTTGCGGCCGTCACCGTGCTCAGCAGGGTCGGCGACTGA
- a CDS encoding TetR/AcrR family transcriptional regulator, with protein MNGSGTPDLDGPRDVIIRVATGLFGERGFPATSMRDIAREVGMLAGSLYAHIDGKETLLLEIIESGIAEYISEATAALAGMEDNEERLRALIRAHLDVVARGPRTTKIVFHQWRYLGEENQAVVRKRRDEYEEIFVEVVEAGVNDGSFAADLDVRITVRSILGALNWTPEWLRFDGADPIDVVARQLADTLVLGLSRR; from the coding sequence ATGAACGGGAGCGGGACGCCCGATCTCGATGGCCCGCGGGACGTGATCATTCGCGTGGCCACGGGTCTCTTCGGCGAGCGCGGGTTTCCTGCTACGTCGATGCGCGACATCGCGCGCGAGGTGGGGATGCTCGCCGGCAGCCTGTATGCACACATCGACGGTAAGGAGACGCTCCTCCTCGAGATCATCGAGTCTGGGATCGCCGAGTACATCAGCGAGGCGACCGCCGCTCTGGCAGGAATGGAAGATAATGAAGAGCGTCTGCGTGCGCTGATTCGCGCGCACCTCGACGTCGTCGCCCGAGGCCCGCGGACGACGAAGATCGTCTTCCACCAGTGGCGCTACCTGGGCGAGGAGAATCAAGCGGTCGTCCGAAAGCGGCGCGACGAGTACGAGGAGATTTTCGTCGAGGTTGTGGAGGCCGGTGTCAACGACGGTAGTTTCGCCGCGGATCTTGATGTACGCATCACCGTACGCAGCATCCTTGGCGCACTGAACTGGACGCCAGAGTGGCTCAGGTTCGATGGCGCTGACCCGATCGACGTCGTGGCGCGTCAACTCGCCGATACCCTGGTCCTAGGGCTCAGTCGGCGTTGA